In Clostridium sporogenes, one genomic interval encodes:
- a CDS encoding phosphoglycerate dehydrogenase produces the protein MSIKALFTYNYGKENMKKIENLGYDITIINEKEIQYKDQLKDIGVLVCYNPFNTLDISLMKNLKWIQLSSTGVDQVPKDIVLKNNIIVTNNNGGYSIPIAEWIVLKTLELLKNSKEFYKKQQNKIWKLDTSLLELWGKTIGFIGTGSIAKEAAKRFSAFNVNILGVNTKGRDVEYFNKCYPKDNIKEMVSKCDVVIVSIPYTKETENLVDENVLSSMKDGALFINISRGTIVDEKKLIENLKLGKIKGAALDVFEEEPLLKDNSIWALENVIITPHNSWISEKRNIRRFDIIYENLKRYKEGMELKSIVNMNRGY, from the coding sequence ATGAGCATAAAAGCATTATTTACTTATAATTACGGTAAAGAAAACATGAAAAAAATAGAAAATCTAGGTTATGATATAACTATAATAAACGAAAAAGAAATACAATATAAAGATCAGCTCAAAGATATAGGAGTTTTGGTTTGTTATAATCCTTTTAATACCTTAGATATATCTCTTATGAAAAACTTAAAATGGATACAACTTTCAAGCACAGGTGTAGATCAAGTACCTAAGGATATTGTTTTAAAAAATAATATTATAGTTACTAATAATAATGGAGGATATTCTATACCAATAGCAGAATGGATTGTTTTAAAGACATTGGAACTTTTAAAAAATAGTAAAGAATTCTATAAAAAACAACAAAATAAGATTTGGAAACTAGATACTAGTCTACTGGAGTTATGGGGAAAAACTATAGGATTTATAGGCACTGGAAGTATTGCAAAAGAAGCGGCTAAAAGATTTTCAGCTTTTAATGTTAATATATTAGGGGTTAATACAAAAGGAAGAGATGTAGAGTATTTTAATAAGTGCTATCCTAAAGATAATATAAAAGAAATGGTTTCAAAATGTGATGTTGTAATAGTAAGTATACCTTATACCAAAGAAACAGAAAATTTAGTAGATGAAAATGTATTAAGTAGTATGAAGGATGGAGCATTATTTATAAATATATCAAGAGGAACTATTGTAGATGAAAAAAAGCTTATAGAAAATTTAAAACTAGGGAAAATAAAAGGAGCAGCATTAGATGTGTTTGAAGAGGAGCCTTTACTTAAAGATAACTCTATTTGGGCATTAGAAAATGTTATAATAACTCCTCATAATTCATGGATTTCAGAAAAAAGAAATATTAGAAGATTTGATATAATATATGAAAACCTAAAAAGATATAAAGAAGGCATGGAATTAAAAAGTATCGTTAATATGAATAGAGGTTACTAA
- a CDS encoding selenium metabolism-associated LysR family transcriptional regulator has protein sequence MDFKQIEAFISVAKYKSFSKAANSVFLSQPAISSHIATLEKELSVQLFDRTSKEVLLTPAGNSFLKYALEILNARDKAVCCLSNFNNTVCGKLTLTASSTPCNTIIPDLVKGFENKFPDVSFNVLEQSSGEVLDNLLNFNSEIGIIGDLISDDKIKTYKLVEDNLVLISNPSLNIPDEINAESISKYKFVLRKKSSATRKTFENNLKKSGIDPSTLEVCCEVNNLDTIFQFVKTGVGISVISEKVYNGYLGLNSIKKSKITNLNLKRSLYLAICSKRTLTPTAKAFFDFCLDYFDIHKSNQ, from the coding sequence ATGGATTTTAAACAAATAGAAGCTTTTATAAGTGTAGCTAAATATAAAAGTTTCTCTAAAGCAGCTAATTCGGTATTTCTATCACAACCTGCTATAAGTTCTCATATAGCTACTTTAGAAAAAGAACTTAGTGTACAACTTTTCGATAGAACATCTAAAGAAGTTTTATTAACCCCTGCTGGCAACTCCTTCTTAAAATATGCACTAGAAATTTTAAATGCTAGAGATAAAGCTGTATGTTGTTTATCTAATTTTAATAACACTGTCTGTGGAAAGCTAACTCTAACTGCCAGTAGTACCCCTTGTAACACTATAATACCAGATTTAGTTAAAGGTTTTGAAAATAAATTTCCAGATGTATCCTTTAATGTATTAGAACAAAGTTCTGGAGAAGTACTAGATAATTTATTAAACTTTAACTCAGAAATTGGTATTATTGGAGATTTAATAAGTGATGATAAAATTAAAACTTACAAACTAGTAGAAGATAATTTGGTTTTAATATCCAATCCTAGCTTAAACATTCCTGACGAAATAAATGCAGAATCCATATCAAAATACAAATTTGTACTTAGAAAAAAATCCTCTGCCACAAGAAAAACCTTTGAAAATAACTTAAAAAAATCTGGTATTGACCCATCAACTCTAGAAGTTTGTTGTGAAGTTAATAATTTGGATACAATTTTTCAATTTGTAAAGACTGGTGTAGGCATATCTGTTATTTCTGAAAAGGTTTATAATGGGTACTTAGGATTAAATTCTATAAAGAAAAGCAAAATAACAAACCTAAATTTAAAAAGAAGCCTATATTTAGCAATCTGTTCTAAAAGAACCCTTACCCCTACAGCTAAAGCATTTTTCGATTTTTGCTTAGATTATTTTGATATACATAAAAGTAATCAGTAA
- a CDS encoding acetyl-CoA carboxylase biotin carboxylase subunit produces the protein MFKKILVANRGEIAVRIIRACREMGIETVAIYSEADKDALHVQLADEAVCIGPPSSKDSYLNMYNIISATVLTGSQAIHPGFGFLSENSKFANMCKDCNIVFIGPDSETIDKVGNKSNARDIMIRAGVPVIPGSNGVIHNEEEALDIAEEIGYPVVVKASAGGGGRGIRIVHSKENMIKAFNTAKSEAKGAFGDDSMYVEKFIKNPRHIEFQILGDNYGNIIHLGERDCSLQRRNQKVLEEAPSPRMNEELRKRMGDVAIKAAKAVEYKNAGTIEFLLDEDGSFYFMEMNTRIQVEHPITEMVTGIDILKEQIKIAYGEKLNIKQKDIKIQGHAIECRINAEDYKNGFRPCPGKIENLYIPGGLGVRLDSSVYSGYTIPPYYDSMIGKLIAYGRNREETIQIMKRALGELIIEGVNTNIDFQFIILEDENFIKGEYTTKYIEKMLTDN, from the coding sequence GTGTTTAAAAAAATACTTGTGGCTAATAGAGGTGAGATTGCGGTTAGAATAATTAGAGCTTGTAGAGAAATGGGAATAGAAACTGTAGCTATATATTCAGAGGCAGATAAAGATGCTCTACATGTTCAATTGGCAGATGAGGCAGTTTGTATAGGGCCTCCTTCTTCAAAGGATAGTTATTTAAATATGTATAATATAATAAGTGCTACTGTATTAACAGGATCACAGGCTATCCATCCTGGTTTTGGGTTCCTATCTGAGAATAGTAAGTTTGCTAATATGTGTAAAGATTGCAATATAGTTTTTATAGGACCAGACAGCGAAACAATAGATAAAGTGGGAAATAAGTCCAATGCTAGAGATATAATGATAAGGGCAGGAGTGCCAGTTATTCCAGGTTCTAATGGAGTAATACATAATGAAGAAGAAGCTTTAGATATAGCAGAAGAAATAGGTTATCCAGTAGTTGTTAAAGCTTCAGCGGGCGGTGGAGGACGTGGAATAAGAATAGTCCATTCCAAGGAAAATATGATAAAAGCTTTTAACACTGCAAAGTCTGAAGCTAAAGGTGCTTTTGGTGATGATAGTATGTATGTAGAAAAATTCATAAAAAATCCAAGGCATATAGAATTTCAAATACTAGGGGATAACTATGGTAATATAATACACCTAGGAGAAAGAGATTGTTCTCTTCAAAGAAGGAATCAAAAGGTGTTAGAAGAAGCTCCATCTCCTCGTATGAATGAAGAATTAAGAAAAAGAATGGGTGATGTTGCTATAAAGGCAGCAAAGGCTGTTGAGTATAAAAATGCTGGTACTATAGAATTCTTACTAGATGAAGATGGAAGTTTTTATTTTATGGAAATGAATACAAGAATACAAGTAGAACATCCAATAACAGAAATGGTAACAGGCATAGATATTTTAAAAGAGCAAATAAAAATAGCTTATGGAGAAAAATTAAATATAAAACAAAAAGATATAAAAATACAAGGGCATGCTATTGAATGTAGAATAAATGCAGAAGACTATAAAAATGGATTTAGACCTTGTCCAGGGAAAATAGAAAATTTATACATCCCAGGAGGTCTTGGTGTAAGATTAGATAGTTCAGTATATTCAGGATATACTATACCTCCATACTATGACTCTATGATAGGTAAACTTATAGCTTATGGGAGGAATAGAGAAGAAACTATACAAATTATGAAAAGAGCATTAGGAGAACTGATTATAGAAGGTGTAAACACCAATATAGATTTTCAATTTATTATATTAGAAGATGAAAATTTTATAAAGGGAGAATACACTACAAAATATATAGAAAAAATGCTAACTGACAATTAG
- the accB gene encoding acetyl-CoA carboxylase biotin carboxyl carrier protein has product MDFKGIENLIKAMSESNLSSMDIEYNGIAIKMKKENNKIYKQETISGEYEKENRDNIVEEKNLDLLNNEEKTDISMGDNFIEIVSPIVGTFYESPGIDKKPYVKVGDKVKKGDIVCIVEAMKVMNEIEAEVDGEIVEVLIENEQMVQYGEVLFKIKPL; this is encoded by the coding sequence ATGGATTTTAAAGGCATAGAAAATTTAATAAAAGCTATGAGTGAGTCAAATTTATCTTCTATGGATATAGAGTATAATGGTATAGCTATAAAAATGAAAAAAGAAAACAATAAAATTTATAAACAAGAAACTATATCTGGGGAATATGAAAAAGAAAATAGAGATAATATTGTAGAAGAAAAAAACTTAGATTTATTAAATAATGAAGAAAAAACAGATATATCTATGGGAGATAATTTTATAGAAATAGTATCACCTATAGTAGGAACTTTTTATGAATCACCAGGAATAGATAAAAAGCCTTATGTTAAGGTGGGAGATAAGGTTAAAAAAGGAGATATAGTTTGCATAGTGGAAGCTATGAAAGTTATGAATGAAATAGAAGCTGAAGTAGATGGAGAAATAGTAGAGGTATTGATAGAAAATGAGCAAATGGTTCAATATGGAGAAGTTTTATTTAAGATAAAGCCATTATAA
- a CDS encoding acetyl-CoA carboxylase carboxyltransferase subunit alpha produces MEDKKLIQNVKKYASKNAWQRVILARLKERPTALDYINIIFDDFIELHGDRSFSDDQSIVCGIGLLNNKSVTIIAQQKGKNIKDNIKRNFGMPKPEGYRKALRIMKQAEKFKRPIVCFIDTPGAFCGIDAEERGQGEAIARNLLEMSRLKTVTLSIVIGEGGSGGALALGVADRVIMLENSIYSILSPEGFASILWKDASKAKEAAEVMKITAEDLKEFNIIDKIIKEPAGGAHKNLDKMAETLKENIINEIEILKEYPLDILLDKRYNKFRNMGVFSE; encoded by the coding sequence ATGGAAGATAAAAAATTGATTCAAAATGTAAAAAAATATGCTTCTAAAAATGCTTGGCAAAGGGTAATATTAGCTAGATTAAAAGAAAGACCTACAGCATTAGATTATATAAATATTATATTTGATGATTTTATAGAATTACATGGAGATAGATCCTTTAGTGATGACCAATCTATAGTATGTGGTATAGGGCTATTAAACAATAAAAGTGTAACTATAATTGCTCAGCAAAAGGGTAAAAATATAAAAGACAATATAAAAAGAAATTTTGGTATGCCTAAACCAGAAGGTTATAGAAAAGCTTTAAGAATAATGAAACAAGCAGAAAAGTTTAAAAGGCCAATTGTATGTTTTATTGATACACCAGGAGCTTTCTGTGGCATAGATGCAGAAGAGAGAGGGCAAGGAGAAGCTATAGCAAGAAACCTATTAGAAATGTCAAGATTAAAGACTGTAACCTTATCTATAGTTATAGGGGAAGGTGGAAGTGGTGGTGCTTTAGCCTTAGGAGTAGCAGATAGAGTAATAATGCTAGAGAACTCTATATATTCTATATTATCACCAGAAGGCTTCGCAAGTATATTATGGAAGGATGCATCTAAAGCAAAAGAGGCCGCAGAAGTGATGAAAATTACAGCAGAGGATCTAAAAGAATTTAATATAATAGATAAAATTATAAAGGAACCAGCAGGTGGAGCTCATAAGAATTTAGATAAAATGGCAGAAACCTTAAAAGAAAATATTATAAATGAAATAGAAATATTAAAAGAATATCCTTTGGATATACTTTTAGATAAAAGATATAATAAATTTAGAAACATGGGAGTATTTAGTGAATAA
- a CDS encoding DMT family transporter, translating into MMGIIYSIISGLAMTLQGVFNTRLGDKIGMWETNTFVQGTGFIITIIIWMLAGDGNFKDIKNANKLYLLGGALGVIIIYTVMKGIGSLGPTCAIGIILVSQLTSAGIIDAFGFFDSQVIKFTTNKLIGVIVMLIGIIIFKCKG; encoded by the coding sequence ATGATGGGAATAATATATTCAATAATATCAGGCTTAGCTATGACTTTGCAAGGAGTCTTCAATACTCGTTTAGGTGACAAAATAGGTATGTGGGAAACCAATACCTTTGTCCAAGGAACTGGATTTATAATAACTATTATAATTTGGATGTTGGCTGGTGATGGTAATTTTAAAGATATAAAAAATGCTAATAAGTTATATTTATTAGGAGGAGCTTTAGGAGTTATTATTATTTATACAGTAATGAAAGGCATTGGATCTTTAGGTCCTACCTGTGCTATAGGTATAATATTAGTATCCCAACTTACCTCTGCAGGAATAATAGATGCCTTTGGATTTTTTGATTCCCAAGTTATAAAATTTACTACTAATAAACTTATAGGAGTTATAGTAATGTTAATTGGTATAATCATATTTAAATGTAAAGGTTAA
- a CDS encoding S8 family serine peptidase: MFSFKNKIEETLKIAIKNNYYKNYRVLIICTNLQKDIEKKVKLYKGRILKSIALCNCVCAYVSSRAIERLLEYPQVIYICLDPYAYICGNSVCASNNVTISERYSLTGQNIGIGVVDTGVYPHTDLINPTNRIRSFLDLINNYNYPYDDNGHGTFISGVIAGNGSLSDGLYKGIAPKSHLCVVKAFNKLGKGFVSDILFGIENLINIKEEFNIKIICLPFEVPSINYNILNLFSKIFNIALNNNIIITVPSGHNGNNEGSIQGIATLKSCITVGGIDTTSLEKKPYIYSSSGPFSNIEKPDLAAAAANICSLNSNTNYISEKMGKKIYPRPLEEAYTNFTGTSCAAAYISGVCSLLFENNEELLFKDILSLMKVSCTLLPFSKWIQGAGIIDVNKLLP; encoded by the coding sequence ATGTTTTCTTTTAAAAATAAAATTGAGGAAACTTTAAAAATAGCAATTAAAAATAACTACTATAAAAATTATAGAGTCCTTATTATTTGTACAAACCTTCAAAAGGATATAGAAAAAAAAGTTAAATTATACAAAGGTAGAATACTAAAATCCATAGCTTTATGTAATTGTGTTTGTGCTTATGTATCCTCTAGGGCTATTGAACGACTTTTAGAATATCCTCAAGTAATATATATATGTTTAGATCCTTATGCTTATATATGTGGAAATAGCGTATGTGCTTCTAATAATGTAACTATATCGGAACGATACTCTCTTACAGGACAAAATATTGGAATAGGTGTTGTAGATACAGGTGTCTATCCCCATACAGATTTGATTAATCCTACTAATAGAATAAGAAGCTTTTTAGACTTAATAAATAACTATAATTATCCTTATGATGACAACGGACATGGTACCTTTATATCTGGTGTTATAGCTGGAAATGGTTCCTTATCTGATGGACTTTATAAGGGTATTGCTCCTAAAAGCCATCTATGTGTAGTTAAAGCTTTTAATAAATTAGGGAAAGGATTTGTATCTGATATATTGTTTGGAATTGAAAACTTAATAAATATAAAGGAAGAATTTAATATAAAAATTATTTGCCTTCCATTTGAAGTTCCTTCTATTAATTATAATATATTAAATTTATTTTCTAAAATTTTTAACATAGCTTTAAATAATAACATAATAATTACAGTACCTTCTGGCCATAATGGAAATAATGAAGGTTCTATACAAGGTATTGCAACTTTAAAATCTTGTATAACCGTAGGAGGAATAGATACTACATCCTTAGAAAAAAAACCTTATATTTATTCCTCTTCTGGACCTTTTTCAAATATCGAAAAACCCGATTTAGCTGCTGCAGCCGCTAATATATGTTCATTAAATTCTAATACAAATTATATATCTGAAAAAATGGGCAAAAAAATATACCCAAGACCCCTTGAAGAAGCTTATACTAATTTTACTGGTACTTCTTGTGCCGCTGCATATATAAGCGGAGTTTGTAGTTTATTATTTGAAAATAATGAAGAACTTCTATTTAAAGATATACTATCTTTAATGAAAGTATCTTGTACGCTTTTACCTTTTTCTAAATGGATTCAAGGAGCAGGAATTATAGATGTAAATAAACTTTTACCTTAA
- a CDS encoding dUTP diphosphatase: protein MNLKKLFELQENLDEHITKNHSLQGKSLLSEKILALQVELAELANETRCFKYWSIKSPSNKSTILEEYVDCIHFILTLGLEQNFKDLTLQPKNLNYSLTEQFLNLYIDINDFMICSSKDHYITLFEDFLDLGINLGFSEKDVEEAYLKKNNINHDRQNNGY from the coding sequence TAGATGAACATATAACAAAAAATCATTCTCTACAAGGTAAATCCCTATTAAGTGAAAAAATTTTAGCTCTACAGGTTGAACTAGCTGAATTAGCTAATGAAACTAGATGTTTTAAATATTGGAGTATCAAATCACCTTCAAATAAATCTACTATACTTGAAGAATATGTGGATTGTATTCATTTTATTTTAACATTAGGATTAGAGCAAAACTTTAAGGATTTAACTCTGCAACCCAAAAATTTAAACTACAGCCTAACTGAACAATTTTTAAATCTTTATATAGATATAAATGATTTTATGATCTGTTCCTCTAAAGATCACTATATTACTTTATTTGAAGATTTTCTAGACTTAGGAATTAATTTAGGATTCTCAGAAAAAGATGTAGAAGAAGCTTACTTAAAAAAGAATAATATAAATCATGACAGACAAAATAATGGTTATTAG
- the fabF gene encoding beta-ketoacyl-ACP synthase II has product MNKRVVITGMGAITPIGNNLEDFWKGIKEERIGIDNIKSFDTEDYKVKLAAEVKDFNPEEYMDKKEARRLDRFCQFAVAAAQQAVDNSKLDLNEINKEKFGVIVGSGIGGLATIEKEEQKLLEKGPNRVSPLFIPTIISNMAAGNIAIRFGAKAICSTVVTACATGTNCVGEAFRVIKNGEVDIMLAGGTEATITPIAIAGFTTLTALSKSTDPNRASIPFDKERDGFVMGEGSGILVLESLDHALDRGAKIYAEVVGYGSTCDAYHMTSPAPGGEGAARAIEMAIKEAGINKEEVSYINAHGTSTPYNDKFETEAIKRVFGDYSASIPVSSTKSMIGHLLGAAGAVEAIICAKSLEEGYIPATVGYKVKDEECDLDYVTSGGRNKIIDYAMSNSLGFGGHNAVILLKKWGE; this is encoded by the coding sequence ATGAATAAAAGAGTAGTTATAACTGGTATGGGTGCTATAACACCTATTGGTAATAATCTTGAGGACTTTTGGAAGGGCATAAAAGAAGAAAGAATAGGAATAGATAATATAAAATCTTTTGATACGGAAGATTATAAAGTTAAGTTAGCAGCAGAGGTTAAAGATTTTAATCCAGAAGAATATATGGATAAAAAAGAGGCTAGAAGATTAGATAGGTTTTGTCAATTTGCTGTAGCAGCAGCACAACAAGCTGTTGATAATAGTAAACTAGATTTAAATGAAATAAATAAAGAAAAATTTGGAGTTATAGTAGGGTCAGGTATTGGTGGATTAGCAACTATAGAAAAGGAAGAACAAAAATTATTAGAAAAGGGTCCCAATAGAGTAAGCCCATTATTTATACCAACAATAATAAGCAACATGGCAGCTGGAAACATAGCTATTAGATTCGGTGCTAAGGCTATATGCAGTACTGTAGTTACAGCCTGTGCTACAGGAACTAATTGTGTAGGGGAAGCTTTCAGAGTTATAAAAAATGGAGAAGTCGATATAATGCTAGCTGGAGGTACTGAAGCAACTATAACTCCTATAGCTATAGCAGGTTTTACAACTCTTACAGCTTTAAGTAAAAGTACAGATCCTAATAGAGCATCTATACCTTTTGATAAAGAGAGGGATGGATTTGTTATGGGGGAAGGTTCAGGAATATTAGTATTAGAATCACTAGACCATGCATTAGATCGAGGAGCTAAAATTTATGCAGAAGTAGTTGGATATGGATCTACTTGTGATGCATATCATATGACATCTCCAGCACCGGGAGGAGAAGGGGCTGCAAGAGCTATAGAAATGGCTATAAAGGAAGCTGGTATAAATAAAGAAGAAGTATCCTATATAAATGCCCATGGAACTAGTACTCCATATAATGATAAATTTGAAACAGAAGCAATTAAAAGGGTTTTTGGAGATTATTCAGCTAGTATACCTGTTAGTTCTACAAAATCTATGATAGGACATTTATTAGGAGCAGCGGGAGCAGTTGAAGCTATAATATGTGCAAAGTCTTTAGAAGAAGGATATATACCTGCTACAGTTGGATATAAGGTTAAAGATGAAGAATGTGATTTAGACTATGTGACTTCAGGTGGAAGAAATAAAATAATAGATTATGCTATGTCTAATTCTTTAGGTTTTGGAGGACATAATGCAGTAATATTATTAAAAAAATGGGGTGAGTAA
- a CDS encoding LysR family transcriptional regulator, producing the protein MNERKLRIFYEVAEKLNMTEVAEKLYISQPAVSQTILELENELEVKLFDRINRRLYLTNEGEIFLNYVRRILNMYDDSIRSLKDINSLKTGKLKIGASTTIGIYILPDIIGKFTKEYKGIDTSIAIENTKLISDMILENSIDFAFVEGPVYNEEIIKENFCNDELVFITSPEHPWSNKDKISIDEIDKEKIIMREMGSGTREVFESYMTANNVNYNIAFELGNTEAIKKAVEAGLGISCISKRCIKNEINNNTLSWTKLKEFEIKRKLILIYHKDKFLSTLLKTFIKFALENV; encoded by the coding sequence ATGAATGAAAGAAAGCTTAGAATATTTTATGAAGTAGCAGAAAAGCTTAATATGACAGAAGTGGCAGAAAAATTATATATAAGTCAGCCAGCAGTTAGTCAAACTATACTAGAATTAGAGAATGAATTAGAGGTTAAATTATTTGATAGAATAAACAGAAGATTATATTTAACAAATGAGGGTGAGATTTTTTTAAATTATGTAAGAAGAATTTTAAATATGTATGATGATTCCATAAGAAGTCTTAAGGATATTAATAGTTTAAAAACAGGAAAGCTTAAAATAGGAGCTAGTACCACTATTGGAATATATATTTTACCAGATATAATAGGTAAATTTACAAAAGAGTATAAAGGTATAGACACATCTATAGCTATAGAGAATACTAAATTGATAAGTGATATGATATTAGAAAACAGTATTGATTTTGCATTTGTTGAGGGGCCTGTATATAATGAGGAAATTATAAAAGAAAACTTTTGTAATGATGAATTAGTTTTTATAACCAGTCCAGAACATCCTTGGAGTAATAAAGATAAGATAAGTATAGATGAAATAGATAAAGAAAAAATAATAATGAGAGAAATGGGAAGTGGTACAAGAGAAGTTTTTGAAAGTTATATGACAGCTAATAATGTAAATTATAACATAGCTTTTGAATTAGGCAATACGGAAGCTATTAAGAAGGCTGTTGAAGCGGGATTAGGTATATCATGTATATCTAAAAGATGTATTAAAAATGAAATAAATAATAATACATTATCATGGACAAAGTTAAAAGAGTTTGAAATAAAGAGAAAACTTATACTTATATATCATAAAGATAAGTTTTTATCTACACTATTAAAAACTTTTATAAAATTTGCACTAGAAAATGTATAA
- the accD gene encoding acetyl-CoA carboxylase, carboxyltransferase subunit beta, with protein sequence MLKNLFRKTKYITVSQKNIENYKRENTPTIPDGMWVKCNKCGEILYQNDLEKNYMVCNLCGNHFRIGAKERIKYLFDKDTFKEWDYKVKTENPLEFKGYNEKIEHIKEKTNLSEAVTTGKGKIAGMEVVVCIMDSKFMMGSMGSVVGEKITRSIERAIELRLPVIIFTVSGGARMQEGILSLMQMAKVSSALAKLDEEGLLYICVLTDPTTGGVTASFAMLGDIILTEPDALIGFAGKRVIEQTINEKLPEDFQKSEFLLEHGFIDKIVPRSDLRKVLAKLINMHQNSF encoded by the coding sequence ATGTTAAAAAATTTATTTAGAAAAACAAAATATATAACTGTAAGTCAAAAAAATATAGAAAATTATAAAAGAGAAAATACTCCTACTATTCCAGATGGAATGTGGGTTAAATGTAATAAATGTGGAGAGATATTATACCAAAATGATTTAGAAAAAAATTATATGGTATGTAATTTATGTGGAAATCATTTTAGAATAGGCGCCAAAGAAAGAATAAAATATCTATTTGATAAAGATACTTTTAAAGAGTGGGATTATAAAGTTAAAACAGAAAATCCATTAGAATTTAAAGGCTACAATGAAAAAATAGAACATATAAAAGAAAAAACAAACTTAAGTGAAGCTGTGACAACAGGTAAAGGTAAGATAGCTGGTATGGAAGTTGTAGTATGTATAATGGATAGTAAATTCATGATGGGAAGTATGGGATCTGTTGTAGGAGAAAAAATAACTAGATCTATAGAAAGAGCTATAGAGTTAAGATTGCCAGTTATAATATTTACTGTATCTGGTGGGGCAAGAATGCAGGAAGGAATATTATCTTTAATGCAGATGGCTAAAGTAAGTTCTGCATTAGCAAAATTAGATGAAGAAGGGTTATTGTATATATGTGTACTAACAGATCCAACTACAGGAGGGGTCACAGCTAGTTTTGCTATGCTTGGAGATATAATACTTACTGAACCAGATGCGTTAATAGGATTTGCTGGTAAGAGGGTAATAGAACAAACCATAAATGAAAAGTTACCAGAGGACTTTCAGAAATCTGAATTTTTATTAGAGCATGGTTTTATTGATAAAATAGTCCCAAGGTCTGATTTAAGAAAAGTTTTAGCAAAGCTTATTAATATGCATCAAAATTCTTTTTAA
- the fabZ gene encoding 3-hydroxyacyl-ACP dehydratase FabZ, translating to MEKFLDINEIKKIIPHRYPFLLIDKITELEEGKNAVGYKNVTANEYFFNGHFPEEPVMPGVLIIEALAQVGAVAILSKEEFKGKIAYFGGINKAKFRKKVVPGDVLKLSIDLTKIKGVAGVGKAVATVDGKVAAEAELLFVIGK from the coding sequence ATGGAGAAATTTTTAGATATAAATGAAATAAAAAAAATTATTCCACATAGATATCCATTCTTATTGATAGATAAAATAACTGAATTAGAAGAGGGAAAAAATGCAGTTGGATATAAAAATGTTACAGCTAATGAATACTTTTTTAATGGGCATTTTCCCGAAGAACCAGTAATGCCGGGAGTTCTAATTATAGAAGCTTTAGCACAGGTTGGAGCCGTTGCTATTTTAAGTAAAGAAGAATTTAAAGGTAAAATAGCTTATTTTGGAGGTATAAATAAAGCTAAGTTTAGAAAAAAGGTAGTACCAGGAGATGTTTTAAAACTTAGTATAGATCTTACTAAAATAAAAGGCGTTGCAGGAGTAGGTAAAGCCGTGGCTACTGTAGATGGGAAAGTAGCTGCAGAAGCAGAATTATTATTTGTAATAGGAAAATAA